TCGACGGCAAGTACGCGCAGCATGCTGCGGATTTTAGGCACGGGCCGCCCGTGCGGCCACGGGCGTGTCCATCACCTCGTCCACCGGGCGCGGCCGCCGGTCCCTCCCGACCCGGCGGCTCCGGTGCCGAAGGAGTCGTCCTCCGCACACGCCGCCCGCAGCTCCTGGGCGTCGGCCATGCCGAGGTACGTGGCACGGCACCGGTGGCAGTGGGTGAGGTGCCCCGCCACCCGGGCCTCCTCGTGGGGGACGAGCACACCGAGGACATACGCGCCGAGCAGCGGCTCCACATGAGGACTGCCGGAAGGTCGCCCGGTCATACGGACGCCCGAATCTCCACCGTTCACCCACCCATTCTGACGGTCCTCTCCATAACTCCGCGCCAGAGTCGCAGCACTGCACGACCCGGTCGCACTTTCCCCTTCCGCCGCTGAGCACGGCACTGCTCCGCTGCGTATTCCAGGGCGACACCCACGGTGCATACGCCTCGTATGCACCGTTCGTAGCCGACGAGCCGAAGGATTGGTCCATGAATCTGCGGGAGCAGCACCGGGATGTGGCCGCATACGCGCTCGGTGTCCTCGACCCCGCGGACGCCTTCCGCTTCGAGGAGCATCTGGCGGACTGCGGCCTCTGCGCCCTGTGGCTCTCCGACTTCGCCCCGGTCGCGTCCGCGCTGGGCGATCTCGCGGGTCCCGGCCGGGCCGACGAACCGCCCGCGCCGCGGCTGCTGGAGCGCCTGCTCCACGAGGTCGCGGCCCGGCGCCGGCGCGCTTCGCGCCGCAGGCTGCGGCTCGTGGCCGCGGCGGCCGCGTTGGTCGTGGCGCTGCCCGCGGCTGCGGTGAGCCTGTCGCGCGGGCCGGACGGCCCGCTCACGGGAGGCCCCGACGAGCGGATCACGGCCACGGACGGCGCCACCGGTGTCTACGGCGCGGTGGACCTGCGTTCCAAGGGCTGGGGCACGGCCGTGGCCCTGCGCATGGCGAAGCTGCCCGGTCCGCGGACCTGCCGGCTGGTCGCGGTCGCCAAGGACGGCACGGAGTACGCCGTCACCAGCTGGTCGGTGCCTCCTGCCGGTTACGGGACAGACACCCCGGGGGCGGAGGAGGAGATGGACATGGAGGCGGGGACGGCGCTGCAGCGCGAGGAGATCGGCCGCTTCGAGGTCCGCACGGACAGCGGCGAGCACCTGGTGTCCCTGGACCGCTGACCGTCGGCCCGGGGCCCGCCCCCGGCGCCCGCGCGCCGTCATTTGAGCAACCGTGACAGCCTGCGGTCCGCCAGCGGCTTGCCGCCCGTCTGGCACCTGGGGCAGTACTGCAGTGACGAGTCGTGGAACGACACCTCGCGGACGGTGTCGCCGCACACGGGGCAGGGCTCGCCGGTGCGGCCGTGAACCCTCAGACCGCTCTTCTTCTCGGCCTTCAGCCGGCCGGCGGCCAGGCCCCTGGAACGCTCGACGGCGTCGGTGAGCGTCGTGCGCATCGCCTCGTAGAGACCGGTGATCTCGTCCTCGCCGAGTCTCGAGGTGAGCTTGTACGGCGACATCCTCGCGGCGTGCAGGATCTCGTCGCTGTACGCGTTGCCGATTCCGGCGATGAGGCTCTGGTCGCGCAGCGCGCCCTTGATCTGCCGGCGCTCCCCGGCGAGGAGCGCGGCGAACGCGTCGCGGTCGAAGTCGTCCGCGAGCGGGTCCGGTCCGAGGCGGGCGACGCCGGGCACCTCGGCCGGGTCGTGCACGAGGTGCACGGCGAGCCGCTTGGTCGTGCCGGCCTCGGTCAGGTCGAAGCCGTCCCCGCCGGTGAGCGCGGCGCGCAGGGCCAGCGGACCCTTGCCCGGGCGGGGCATGCCCGACGGGAGGACGTCCTTCCACTGAAGCCAGCCGGCCCGGGCGAGGTGGAAGACGAGGTGCAGTCCGCCTGCGGTCCCGATGTCCAGGAACTTGCCGTGCCGGCGCACGGAGGTGACCTCGCCGCCTTCGAGGGCGGTGAGCGGCGGGTCGTACGTCTTCAGCACACTGATCGCCACGGGCATCATCCGGGCGATCTCCTTGCCGAGCAGGTTCTCGTCGAGGAAGCCCCTGAGCGCTTCGACTTCGGGCAGTTCCGGCATGGCTCCAGCCTGCCGTACCGGGTCCGCTCGCGCAGGCCCGCCCCGGGCACCGGTCCGGTCCCTGGGGCGGGTCTCGAGAGTCCCGTCCGGCCGGGAACGTCCGCACCGCGCCCCAACGGGCTCGCTGAGAGCTGTTCCGCAAACCCCGGCGGGCGCGCGACGACGGCTACGGCGCCTCGCCGCGTTGTCGGATCATGCGAGTACACCCAGTGTGAGGACGACTCTCCGAGTTGCGATGCACCGCGTCCGACGCCGCGCGCCGGCCCCCGGGGACTGCGGGGCAGCCCTCAGCGGACCAGCTCCAGCAGCGCGGCCATCTCCTCCTCGATCGCGCGGGCCAGCCGGTCCACGTCGGGCAGGGCCTTCCCGTCGGCGACCAGGCCGAAGTACACCCGGCCGCCGTACGTGGACATCGCCACGGCGAGGGACTGGCCGCGGGCGAGCGGGGCCATCGGGTAGATCTCGCGCAGCGGGCAGCCGCCGAGCGACAGTGCGGAGCGGGGCAGCGGCACGCTGGTCGCGAGGAGGTCGAACAGCATCCGGGCGGCGTTGCCGGCGATCGGTGCCCCGAACCGGTGGGCGAGCGGCGGCAGTTGGTCGGCGAGCACGGCGACGGCTCCGGCCCCGCGCAGTGGCCCCGCCGCCTTGTTGCGGTCCATGCCGTCGCGGACCGCGTAG
The genomic region above belongs to Streptomyces marianii and contains:
- a CDS encoding zf-HC2 domain-containing protein → MNGGDSGVRMTGRPSGSPHVEPLLGAYVLGVLVPHEEARVAGHLTHCHRCRATYLGMADAQELRAACAEDDSFGTGAAGSGGTGGRARWTR
- a CDS encoding zf-HC2 domain-containing protein, producing the protein MNLREQHRDVAAYALGVLDPADAFRFEEHLADCGLCALWLSDFAPVASALGDLAGPGRADEPPAPRLLERLLHEVAARRRRASRRRLRLVAAAAALVVALPAAAVSLSRGPDGPLTGGPDERITATDGATGVYGAVDLRSKGWGTAVALRMAKLPGPRTCRLVAVAKDGTEYAVTSWSVPPAGYGTDTPGAEEEMDMEAGTALQREEIGRFEVRTDSGEHLVSLDR
- a CDS encoding Fpg/Nei family DNA glycosylase, giving the protein MPELPEVEALRGFLDENLLGKEIARMMPVAISVLKTYDPPLTALEGGEVTSVRRHGKFLDIGTAGGLHLVFHLARAGWLQWKDVLPSGMPRPGKGPLALRAALTGGDGFDLTEAGTTKRLAVHLVHDPAEVPGVARLGPDPLADDFDRDAFAALLAGERRQIKGALRDQSLIAGIGNAYSDEILHAARMSPYKLTSRLGEDEITGLYEAMRTTLTDAVERSRGLAAGRLKAEKKSGLRVHGRTGEPCPVCGDTVREVSFHDSSLQYCPRCQTGGKPLADRRLSRLLK